In Brachypodium distachyon strain Bd21 chromosome 2, Brachypodium_distachyon_v3.0, whole genome shotgun sequence, one genomic interval encodes:
- the LOC100837664 gene encoding uncharacterized protein LOC100837664, translated as MHKILPRAASYLDAAAGQPLLSSHMPALRLAGPFLATCSIPRTGLLRQRQRPWLRCGGGGAVARRGLCSLEAARRGDAAEEGEERVPGGGGGRISPERRQRGRGDAAMGSSGELLAIPGVGPRNQRKLVDKGFDGVAPLKELYRDKFFGKSNEKMVEFLQSSVGIIHKNHAESITLFIKESVDEELKGTDTSKPRGSKRLTFCVEGNISVGKSTFLQRIANETIELRDLVEIVPEPVAKWQDVGPDHFNILDAFYAEPQRYAYTFQNYVFVTRVMQEKESSSGIKPLRLMERSVFSDRMVFVRAVHEAKWMNEMEISIYDSWFDPVVSSLPGLIPDGFIYLRASPNTCHKRMMIRKRSEEGGVSLDYLQGLHEKHESWLLPSKGQGSGVLSVSQLPIHMEGSLHPEIRDRVFFLEGDHMHSSIQKVPALVLDCENDIDFNKDIEAKRQYARQVSEFFEFVRKKNEATVETSDGDKSISQPIKLPSRRDLWVPGGSFLPKSALNSLEFRRAMSSFLST; from the exons ATGCACAAGATTCTCCCTCGAGCCGCGTCCTACCTTGACGCGGCCGCGGGCCAGCCGCTGCTGTCCTCCCACATGCCCGCGCTCCGCCTGGCCGGGCCGTTTCTCGCCACCTGCTCCATACCGCGCACCGGTCTCCTCCGCCAGAGACAGCGGCCGTGGCTGcgctgcggcggtggcggcgcggtcgCGAGGAGGGGGCTCTGCTCCCTCGAGGCAGCGAGGCGCGGGGATGCtgccgaggagggagaggagagggttcccggaggaggtgggggtcGTATTTCGCCGGAGAGGAGGCAGAGAGGTCGGGGCGATGCGGCGATGGGAAGCAGCGGGGAGCTGCTCGCCATTCCTGGAGTCGGGCCGCGGAACCAGAGGAAGCTCGTTGACAAGGGATTCGATGGCGTGGCGCCGCTCAAGGAGCTCTATCGTGATAAG TTCTTTGGCAAGTCTAATGAGAAGATGGTTGAgtttttgcaaagttcagttGGCATCATACACAAGAACCATGCTGAGAGTATTACTTTGTTCATCAAAGAGAGCGTTGATGAGGAGCTGAAAGGCACTGATACATCTAAGCCTCGTGGAAGTAAGAGGCTTACCTTTTGTGTCGAGGGGAATATCAGTGTTGGGAAGTCTACATTCCTTCAAAGAATTGCCAATGAGACTATCGAACTACGTGACCTTGTGGAAATAGTACCTGAACCTGTTGCTAAGTGGCAGGATGTTGGCCCTGATCACTTTAACATACTGGATGCTTTCTATGCTGAACCACAGAGGTATGCATACACTTTCCAAAATTATGTCTTTGTGACAAGGGTGATGCAAGAAAAGGAATCTTCAAGTGGAATAAAGCCTCTCCGGCTGATGGAAAGAAGTGTTTTCAGTGATAGAATG GTTTTTGTGCGTGCTGTTCATGAAGCTAAATGGATGAATGAGATGGAGATCAGCATTTATGACTCCTGGTTCGACCCAGTTGTATCTTCACTCCCAGGTCTTATCCCCGATGGTTTTATTTATCTAAGAGCTAGCCCTAACACTTGCCACAAAAGAATGATGATTCGGAAAAGATCAGAGGAGGGTGGTGTTAGCCTTGATTACCTTCAAGGTTTACATGAGAAGCATGAAAGCTGGCTACTTCCGTCCAAAGGGCAAGGTTCTGGTGTGTTGTCAGTCAGTCAGCTCCCAATTCACATGGAGGGCTCCCTGCACCCAGAAATACGAGATCGAGTTTTCTTCTTGGAAGGAGATCACATGCATTCTAGTATCCAGAAG GTTCCTGCTTTGGTTCTGGACTGCGAAAACGACATCGATTTTAACAAGGATATTGAAGCTAAGCGACA ATATGCTCGGCAAGTTTCGGAGTTCTTTGAATTTGTGAGGAAAAAGAATGAAGCTACTGTGGAGACAAGTGACGGTGATAAGAGTATAAGCCAACCGATTAAGCTTCCCAGCAGGCGTGATTTGTGGGTCCCTGGAGGCAGCTTTTTACCAAAATCTGCTCTAAATTCTCTTGAATTCAGAAGAGCAATGTCTTCCTTCCTCTCAACATAA